In Cyanobacterium sp. T60_A2020_053, the following are encoded in one genomic region:
- the aroH gene encoding chorismate mutase yields the protein MWKVRAIRGATTARQNTIEAMREAISELMMEIETRNQLDYEDVISVIFTATPDLDVAFPAAVARERPQWANVPLLDLQQMKVEGSLERCIRVLIYFNTTKPPQEIYHPYLRNAQNLRPDWSLAQLSSC from the coding sequence ATGTGGAAAGTACGAGCAATTAGAGGAGCAACTACCGCCCGACAAAACACCATAGAAGCCATGAGAGAGGCAATTAGTGAGTTGATGATGGAAATTGAAACTCGTAATCAACTAGATTATGAGGATGTCATCAGTGTGATTTTCACGGCGACTCCTGATTTAGATGTTGCTTTCCCTGCTGCCGTTGCGCGTGAGCGCCCTCAATGGGCAAATGTACCATTATTAGATTTACAGCAGATGAAGGTTGAGGGAAGTTTAGAGCGTTGTATTCGAGTGCTAATTTATTTCAATACCACTAAACCACCCCAAGAAATTTATCACCCTTACCTCAGAAATGCTCAAAATTTACGCCCTGATTGGAGTTTAGCTCAGTTATCTAGTTGTTAA
- the sppA gene encoding signal peptide peptidase SppA encodes MIWPFKSKRKKKIARIEINGAIGAQTREQVLGALKIVEERKYPALLLRIDSPGGTVADSQEIYSALRKLGEKIKIIASFGNISASGGVYIGVGANHIMSNPGTITGSVGVIIRGNNLEKLLDKVGVSFQVIKSGPYKDILSFDRSLSEEERNILQQLIDSSYQQFVETVAEGRKLSIETVKSFADGRIFSGQQALELGLVDRLGSEEDARRWACELVKLDADKTEMETIEQPKPLINRILNGRSQVKSGLGSTISWLEFEIATNGQPLWLYRP; translated from the coding sequence ATCTGGCCCTTCAAATCAAAAAGAAAGAAAAAAATCGCCCGTATTGAAATTAACGGCGCTATCGGCGCCCAAACTCGTGAGCAAGTGTTAGGGGCGCTGAAAATAGTAGAAGAAAGAAAATATCCTGCTTTATTATTGCGTATCGACTCCCCCGGCGGTACAGTGGCTGACTCCCAAGAAATTTATTCTGCCCTGAGAAAATTAGGGGAAAAAATCAAAATCATCGCTAGTTTTGGCAATATATCAGCATCAGGGGGCGTATATATCGGGGTGGGCGCTAATCATATTATGTCCAATCCCGGTACAATCACCGGTAGTGTGGGAGTAATTATTAGAGGTAACAACCTTGAAAAATTATTGGATAAAGTGGGTGTTTCCTTTCAGGTGATTAAATCAGGTCCCTATAAAGATATACTTTCATTTGATCGAAGTCTCTCTGAGGAAGAAAGAAATATATTACAACAGTTGATTGATAGCAGTTATCAGCAATTTGTAGAAACCGTTGCGGAAGGGCGCAAATTAAGCATTGAAACGGTGAAAAGTTTCGCTGACGGGCGCATTTTTAGCGGACAACAGGCATTAGAATTAGGTTTAGTAGATCGTCTCGGAAGCGAAGAAGATGCTAGGCGCTGGGCTTGTGAATTAGTAAAACTGGATGCCGACAAAACAGAGATGGAAACCATTGAGCAACCTAAGCCACTAATTAATCGTATCCTTAATGGTCGTAGTCAGGTAAAATCAGGATTAGGCTCTACTATTAGTTGGTTAGAGTTTGAAATAGCCACCAATGGACAACCCTTGTGGTTATATCGTCCTTAA